In Tachysurus vachellii isolate PV-2020 chromosome 10, HZAU_Pvac_v1, whole genome shotgun sequence, the following proteins share a genomic window:
- the zdhhc22 gene encoding palmitoyltransferase ZDHHC22, which yields MIVKMLKLRMLNAIAPAYFYTATAVTFVLHFFLFLPTIFQTQNILLSPVMLLHISILLFFMLNALGNYSMTIQFPAESANENVIPVCSPDCPDRVDAHYLLNGRHFCKLCKKVILKRDHHCFFTGNCIGNRNMRYFIMFSIYTSCTCLYSLVLGVAYLTVEYAISFENPLTFLTLLPLSTGYFFLGTISGLQFFLVIMLYVWLGIGLVSAGFCCQQILLVARGQTWCQLQKGQLVETRGTWRSNLSDVFGSRWVLGLFLPVQTVETTPGNWHSYQDHKHD from the exons ATGATTGTCAAGATGCTGAAACTGCGGATGCTCAATGCTATTGCACCAGCCTACTTCTACACTGCCACGGCTGTCACCTTTGTTCttcatttcttccttttccttccCACTATCTTCCAAACCCAAAATATATTGCTAAGTCCCGTCATGCTGCTGCACATTagtattttactatttttcatGCTCAATGCACTTGGCAATTACTCAATGACTATACAGTTTCCAGCAGAGAGTGCCAATGAGAACGTTATTCCGGTCTGTTCTCCAGACTGCCCAGACAGAGTGGATGCTCACTACCTCCTTAATGGGCGTCACTTCTGCAAGCTGTGTAAGAAAGTCATTCTTAAACGGGACCACCACTGTTTCTTCACGGGAAACTGCATAGGGAACAGGAACATGCGCTACTTTATCATGTTCAGTATCTACACATCCTGTACCTGCCTGTACTCGTTAGTGCTTGGGGTGGCCTATCTCACAGTAGAGTATGCCATCTCCTTCGAAAACCCTTTGACCTTTCTCACACTTTTGCCCCTCTCCACAGGTTACTTCTTCCTCG GTACCATCTCAGGCCTTCAGTTCTTTCTGGTCATCATGCTCTATGTATGGTTAGGTATTGGTTTGGTGAGCGCTGGTTTCTGCTGCCAGCAAATCTTGCTTGTGGCCCGTGGACAAACCTGGTGCCAGCTACAGAAGGGGCAGCTAGTGGAGACCCGGGGAACATGGCGATCCAATCTGAGTGATGTATTTGGTTCCCGCTGGGTTCTGGGCCTCTTTCTACCAGTACAGACTGTGGAGACCACTCCAGGAAACTGGCATAGTTATCAAGATCACAAGCATGACTGA
- the pgfb gene encoding snake venom vascular endothelial growth factor toxin HF isoform X1 — protein MSVLASLVQVVAAALLTLPPAQCSHSGTTNSTSKVILFQEVWGRSFCHTIETLVDVVQEYPGEVEHIYSPSCVPLVRCAGCCGDENLECHPTLTSNVTIQLLKLKPAEQAQEYVEMTFVEHKSCECRLRKRTPKHDRWKPRGRGRKRKEKQRVKDCDGCQPPRR, from the exons ATGAGCGTCTTGGCGTCGCTGGTGCAGGTCGTAGCGGCTGCGCTCCTGACGCTGCCCCCTgcgcag TGTTCACACTCAGGCACTACAAACAGTACCTCTAAAG TAATCCTGTTTCAAGAGGTGTGGGGAAGGAGCTTCTGCCACACCATTGAGACACTGGTGGATGTAGTGCAGGAGTATCCTGGGGAGGTGGAGCACATATACAGCCCTTCCTGTGTGCCATTGGTCCGTTGTGCTGGTTGCTGCGGAGACGAAAACCTTGAGTGCCACCCCACGTTAACTTCTAACGTCACTATACAA TTATTAAAGCTGAAGCCAGCAGAGCAGGCACAGGAGTACGTGGAGATGACTTTTGTGGAGCATAAAAGCTGTGAATGTAG ACTAAGAAAGCGCACACCAAAACATGACAG GTGGAAGCCAAGAGGAagggggagaaaaagaaaggagaaacaGCGAGTAAAAGACTGCGATGG GTGCCAGCCTCCTCGAAGGTAA
- the pgfb gene encoding placenta growth factor isoform X2: MSVLASLVQVVAAALLTLPPAQCSHSGTTNSTSKVILFQEVWGRSFCHTIETLVDVVQEYPGEVEHIYSPSCVPLVRCAGCCGDENLECHPTLTSNVTIQLLKLKPAEQAQEYVEMTFVEHKSCECRLRKRTPKHDRVDLFFIVGGSQEEGGEKERRNSE, encoded by the exons ATGAGCGTCTTGGCGTCGCTGGTGCAGGTCGTAGCGGCTGCGCTCCTGACGCTGCCCCCTgcgcag TGTTCACACTCAGGCACTACAAACAGTACCTCTAAAG TAATCCTGTTTCAAGAGGTGTGGGGAAGGAGCTTCTGCCACACCATTGAGACACTGGTGGATGTAGTGCAGGAGTATCCTGGGGAGGTGGAGCACATATACAGCCCTTCCTGTGTGCCATTGGTCCGTTGTGCTGGTTGCTGCGGAGACGAAAACCTTGAGTGCCACCCCACGTTAACTTCTAACGTCACTATACAA TTATTAAAGCTGAAGCCAGCAGAGCAGGCACAGGAGTACGTGGAGATGACTTTTGTGGAGCATAAAAGCTGTGAATGTAG ACTAAGAAAGCGCACACCAAAACATGACAG AGTTGATCTTTTTTTCATTGTAGGTGGAAGCCAAGAGGAagggggagaaaaagaaaggagaaacaGCGAGTAA